A window of Rhododendron vialii isolate Sample 1 chromosome 13a, ASM3025357v1 contains these coding sequences:
- the LOC131313286 gene encoding glutamate receptor 2.7-like isoform X1: MIFLLVILSLGSVDVAADNMVTNIGGIINHNSRIGKEQKTAMDIAVHNFNKRSTMHYLAVHYHKLGGDPLLAAYAAKELINEKHVVMIIGMETWSETALVASVGNQAQVPVISLAAGAIKTRQWPLLVQMANDVSEQMNCVAAIVQSNWRRVVVVYEEDMYAGVPAMLPLLSEALQKVGSYIVHHLAVAPFSSLSNPKQFVHEKLMRLKSSQPRAFIVLHASLPMTTVLFTEAKKMDFVGKDSVWVLTDSVASLLDSANSSFFSSMEGVVGIKTEYSENSKPFLEFYEQYRQRFQLEYAEEENYKPGIYALRAYDSIAAITAALDRDNKTFTSERLLDSLQSSSFTGLSGEIHFEDGRLSYQSIYRVINVFNMTYNKLGYWSPDFGFSKSLDVAEYGKNDSSGKGNTFLKLVDGFIKPPGDLKRVPEGWTMPSLENPLIIGVPGNATSENLVKITSIKNSAEKIYSGFCIRVFEEVKRILEYDLPSRYVEFNGTYDNLVGNVANKTFGAAVGDVTILSKRWSGVEFTEPFTESGLLMVVPAKPAHKAWIFLKPFTVETWLATGAVLIYTMFVVWFLEHRSNPEFGGPWKDQLGNVLWFTFSSLFLAHREKIQSNYARVVVVVWLFVALILTQSYTASLTSMLTISLLQPSVESLKMSNAKVGGDANLLKTYVQDVLQYKPENLMPMHNENDYLRSFENGSISAAFLEIPYAKVFANKYCRKYTVYGSSYRLGGFGFVFQKGSPIAADVSKAILQLMENGTLKRLEEEWLTPSAECRNSQTDKNIDVLSFQSFWGLYLFSIATSSICFMLFLAKLLKSFYHDHESGDIHGSDDSVWNKTVRLGRYLYKAETGNPRRAPTSSREHPTSET, translated from the exons ATGATCTTTTTGCTTGTGATTCTCTCCCTAGGCTCTGTCGACGTTGCAGCTGATAATATGGTCACAAACATTGGAGGAATCATCAATCATAATTCTCGTATAGGCAAAGAACAGAAGACAGCAATGGATATAGCTGTTCACAACTTCAACAAGAGGTCAACTATGCACTACCTAGCTGTCCATTACCATAAACTGGGTGGAGACCCCCTACTAGCGGCTTATGCTG CTAAAGAGCTAATTAACGAGAAGCATGTGGTAATGATTATTGGCATGGAGACATGGTCGGAAACAGCTTTAGTTGCCAGCGTTGGAAACCAGGCTCAAGTTCCCGTTATTTCACTGGCAGCTGGAGCTATTAAAACGCGCCAGTGGCCTCTCTTGGTCCAAATGGCTAACGATGTTTCGGAACAAATGAATTGTGTTGCAGCTATTGTTCAGTCCAACTGGAGAAGAGTTGTTGTTGTCTACGAAGAAGACATGTATGCTGGTGTGCCGGCTATGCTTCCTCTGTTATCTGAGGCATTACAAAAAGTTGGCTCGTATATTGTGCATCATTTAGCCGTTGCACCATTTTCTTCTCTATCAAATCCCAAACAATTTGTTCATGAGAAACTGATGAGATTGAAAAGCAGCCAGCCCAGAGCTTTTATTGTTCTTCACGCATCATTACCTATGACTACAGTTTTGTTCACCGAAGCAAAGAAAATGGATTTCGTGGGAAAAGACTCCGTTTGGGTACTTACAGACTCCGTTGCAAGCTTACTTGATTCCGCTAACAgctcatttttctcttcaatggAAGGTGTTGTGGGAATCAAGACAGAGTATTCTGAAAACAGTAAGCCATTTCTAGAATTTTATGAGCAATATCGGCAAAGATTCCAGTTGGAATatgcagaagaagaaaattacaaGCCTGGGATATATGCTCTGAGGGCATATGATAGCATTGCAGCTATTACTGCTGCCTTGGATCGAGATAACAAAACTTTTACGTCGGAGAGATTGCTAGACAGTCTACAATCAAGCAGTTTCACTGGATTAAGTGGTGAAATTCATTTTGAAGATGGAAGACTTTCTTACCAATCTATATACCGGGTAATTAATGTCTTCAACATGACATACAACAAGTTGGGATATTGGTCTCCAGACTTTGGGTTCTCAAAGAGCCTCGATGTTGCAGAGTATGGAAAGAACGACTCAAGTGGAAAAGGTAATACCTTTTTGAAACTGGTGGATGGTTTTATAAAGCCACCGGGGGACTTGAAGCGGGTTCCTGAAGGATGGACAATGCCCAGTTTGGAGAATCCACTCATAATTGGAGTTCCTGGTAACGCCACATCTGAGAATCTTGTGAAGATTACGTCCATCAAGAATTCAGCTGAGAAGATATACTCCGGTTTTTGCATTCGTGTTTTTGAGGAGGTGAAAAGGATTTTGGAATATGATCTGCCTAGTAGATACGTGGAATTTAACGGCACTTATGACAATTTAGTTGGTAATGTTGCAAACAAG ACCTTTGGAGCTGCTGTAGGTGATGTAACAATTCTATCTAAACGTTGGAGTGGCGTAGAATTCACAGAACCATTCACAGAGTCGGGCTTGTTAATGGTAGTCCCTGCGAAGCCTGCTCACAAGGCATGGATATTTCTGAAGCCTTTCACTGTGGAAACGTGGTTAGCGACGGGGGCTGTTTTGATCTACACAATGTTTGTAGTTTGGTTCTTGGAACATCGGTCCAATCCAGAATTTGGTGGTCCATGGAAGGATCAGCTGGGGAATGTTCTTTGGTTCACGTTCTCTTCACTTTTCCTTGCTCACA GGGAGAAGATTCAAAGCAATTATGCTCGGGTTGTAGTGGTGGTTTGGCTTTTTGTGGCATTGATCTTAACACAAAGTTACACCGCCAGTCTCACTTCAATGCTCACAATCTCGCTACTCCAGCCAAGTGTTGAGTCTCTAAAAATGTCCAATGCCAAAGTTGGTGGTGATGCAAATTTGTTGAAGACATACGTACAGGATGTGCTTCAATACAAACCAGAGAATCTCATGCCCATGCACAATGAAAATGACTATCTGAGGTCATTCGAGAATGGCAGTATCTCAGCAGCATTTCTTGAGATTCCTTACGCGAAAGTTTTTGCCAACAAATATTGCAGGAAATACACAGTCTATGGATCCTCATATAGACTTGGAGGATTTGGCTTT GTATTCCAAAAAGGTTCTCCAATAGCAGCTGATGTCTCCAAAGCCATTCTACAACTGATGGAGAATGGCACGCTAAAAAGGTTAGAAGAAGAGTGGTTAACTCCTTCCGCAGAGTGTCGAAACTCCCAGACTGACAAAAACATTGATGTCCTAAGCTTTCAAAGCTTCTGGGGACTATATCTCTTCTCCATCGCCACCTCCTCCATTTGTTTTATGCTATTCCTGGCTAAGTTACTAAAGAGCTTCTATCACGATCACGAATCAGGTGATATCCACGGAAGTGATGACAGTGTTTGGAACAAGACAGTTAGACTTGGACGATACTTGTACAAAGCAGAGACTGGGAACCCAAGGAGAGCTCCAACTTCCAGTCGGGAACACCCCACATCAGAAACATGA
- the LOC131313286 gene encoding glutamate receptor 2.7-like isoform X2: MIFLLVILSLGSVDVAADNMVTNIGGIINHNSRIGKEQKTAMDIAVHNFNKRSTMHYLAVHYHKLGGDPLLAAYAAKELINEKHVVMIIGMETWSETALVASVGNQAQVPVISLAAGAIKTRQWPLLVQMANDVSEQMNCVAAIVQSNWRRVVVVYEEDMYAGVPAMLPLLSEALQKVGSYIVHHLAVAPFSSLSNPKQFVHEKLMRLKSSQPRAFIVLHASLPMTTVLFTEAKKMDFVGKDSVWVLTDSVASLLDSANSSFFSSMEGVVGIKTEYSENSKPFLEFYEQYRQRFQLEYAEEENYKPGIYALRAYDSIAAITAALDRDNKTFTSERLLDSLQSSSFTGLSGEIHFEDGRLSYQSIYRVINVFNMTYNKLGYWSPDFGFSKSLDVAEYGKNDSSGKGNTFLKLVDGFIKPPGDLKRVPEGWTMPSLENPLIIGVPGNATSENLVKITSIKNSAEKIYSGFCIRVFEEVKRILEYDLPSRYVEFNGTYDNLVGNVANKTFGAAVGDVTILSKRWSGVEFTEPFTESGLLMVVPAKPAHKAWIFLKPFTVETWLATGAVLIYTMFVVWFLEHRSNPEFGGPWKDQLGNVLWFTFSSLFLAHREKIQSNYARVVVVVWLFVALILTQSYTASLTSMLTISLLQPSVESLKMSNAKVGGDANLLKTYVQDVLQYKPENLMPMHNENDYLRSFENGSISAAFLEIPYAKVFANKYCRKYTVYGSSYRLGGFGFVFQKGSPIAADVSKAILQLMENGTLKR, from the exons ATGATCTTTTTGCTTGTGATTCTCTCCCTAGGCTCTGTCGACGTTGCAGCTGATAATATGGTCACAAACATTGGAGGAATCATCAATCATAATTCTCGTATAGGCAAAGAACAGAAGACAGCAATGGATATAGCTGTTCACAACTTCAACAAGAGGTCAACTATGCACTACCTAGCTGTCCATTACCATAAACTGGGTGGAGACCCCCTACTAGCGGCTTATGCTG CTAAAGAGCTAATTAACGAGAAGCATGTGGTAATGATTATTGGCATGGAGACATGGTCGGAAACAGCTTTAGTTGCCAGCGTTGGAAACCAGGCTCAAGTTCCCGTTATTTCACTGGCAGCTGGAGCTATTAAAACGCGCCAGTGGCCTCTCTTGGTCCAAATGGCTAACGATGTTTCGGAACAAATGAATTGTGTTGCAGCTATTGTTCAGTCCAACTGGAGAAGAGTTGTTGTTGTCTACGAAGAAGACATGTATGCTGGTGTGCCGGCTATGCTTCCTCTGTTATCTGAGGCATTACAAAAAGTTGGCTCGTATATTGTGCATCATTTAGCCGTTGCACCATTTTCTTCTCTATCAAATCCCAAACAATTTGTTCATGAGAAACTGATGAGATTGAAAAGCAGCCAGCCCAGAGCTTTTATTGTTCTTCACGCATCATTACCTATGACTACAGTTTTGTTCACCGAAGCAAAGAAAATGGATTTCGTGGGAAAAGACTCCGTTTGGGTACTTACAGACTCCGTTGCAAGCTTACTTGATTCCGCTAACAgctcatttttctcttcaatggAAGGTGTTGTGGGAATCAAGACAGAGTATTCTGAAAACAGTAAGCCATTTCTAGAATTTTATGAGCAATATCGGCAAAGATTCCAGTTGGAATatgcagaagaagaaaattacaaGCCTGGGATATATGCTCTGAGGGCATATGATAGCATTGCAGCTATTACTGCTGCCTTGGATCGAGATAACAAAACTTTTACGTCGGAGAGATTGCTAGACAGTCTACAATCAAGCAGTTTCACTGGATTAAGTGGTGAAATTCATTTTGAAGATGGAAGACTTTCTTACCAATCTATATACCGGGTAATTAATGTCTTCAACATGACATACAACAAGTTGGGATATTGGTCTCCAGACTTTGGGTTCTCAAAGAGCCTCGATGTTGCAGAGTATGGAAAGAACGACTCAAGTGGAAAAGGTAATACCTTTTTGAAACTGGTGGATGGTTTTATAAAGCCACCGGGGGACTTGAAGCGGGTTCCTGAAGGATGGACAATGCCCAGTTTGGAGAATCCACTCATAATTGGAGTTCCTGGTAACGCCACATCTGAGAATCTTGTGAAGATTACGTCCATCAAGAATTCAGCTGAGAAGATATACTCCGGTTTTTGCATTCGTGTTTTTGAGGAGGTGAAAAGGATTTTGGAATATGATCTGCCTAGTAGATACGTGGAATTTAACGGCACTTATGACAATTTAGTTGGTAATGTTGCAAACAAG ACCTTTGGAGCTGCTGTAGGTGATGTAACAATTCTATCTAAACGTTGGAGTGGCGTAGAATTCACAGAACCATTCACAGAGTCGGGCTTGTTAATGGTAGTCCCTGCGAAGCCTGCTCACAAGGCATGGATATTTCTGAAGCCTTTCACTGTGGAAACGTGGTTAGCGACGGGGGCTGTTTTGATCTACACAATGTTTGTAGTTTGGTTCTTGGAACATCGGTCCAATCCAGAATTTGGTGGTCCATGGAAGGATCAGCTGGGGAATGTTCTTTGGTTCACGTTCTCTTCACTTTTCCTTGCTCACA GGGAGAAGATTCAAAGCAATTATGCTCGGGTTGTAGTGGTGGTTTGGCTTTTTGTGGCATTGATCTTAACACAAAGTTACACCGCCAGTCTCACTTCAATGCTCACAATCTCGCTACTCCAGCCAAGTGTTGAGTCTCTAAAAATGTCCAATGCCAAAGTTGGTGGTGATGCAAATTTGTTGAAGACATACGTACAGGATGTGCTTCAATACAAACCAGAGAATCTCATGCCCATGCACAATGAAAATGACTATCTGAGGTCATTCGAGAATGGCAGTATCTCAGCAGCATTTCTTGAGATTCCTTACGCGAAAGTTTTTGCCAACAAATATTGCAGGAAATACACAGTCTATGGATCCTCATATAGACTTGGAGGATTTGGCTTT GTATTCCAAAAAGGTTCTCCAATAGCAGCTGATGTCTCCAAAGCCATTCTACAACTGATGGAGAATGGCACGCTAAAAAG GTGA
- the LOC131313296 gene encoding glutamate receptor 2.8-like has protein sequence MVVPVKPSPKAWMFLEPFTLGMWLATAAVLVYTMFIVWFVEHRSNPDFSCPWNDQLRNALWFTFSSLFLAHREKIQSNYARIVVVVWLFLALVLTQSYTASLTSMLTISRLRPKLLSHAKVGCEDNTFMKKYVQDVLSYKNVCLISDKDQYLRAFETGNISAAFLEIPYAKVYVNRNCRKFSIIGTTYRFGGFGFIFQKGCALAANVSKAILQLSEDKTL, from the exons ATGGTAGTTCCGGTTAAGCCCAGTCCGAAGGCATGGATGTTTCTGGAGCCTTTCACTCTGGGAATGTGGCTGGCTACCGCCGCTGTTTTGGTCTACACCATGTTCATAGTTTGGTTCGTCGAACATCGGTCCAACCCAGATTTCAGTTGCCCCTGGAATGACCAACTCAGAAATGCTCTCTGGTTCACCTTCTCATCACTCTTCCTCGCTCACA GAGAGAAGATTCAGAGCAACTATGCTCGGATTGTGGTAGTGGTGTGGCTTTTCCTGGCGTTGGTGTTAACGCAAAGCTACACCGCCAGCCTCACGTCAATGCTCACGATCTCACGACTCCGACCGAAACTACTGTCCCATGCAAAAGTCGGGTGTGAAGACAATACATTCATGAAGAAATACGTTCAAGACGTGCTTAGCTACAAGAATGTATGTCTTATCAGTGACAAAGATCAGTATCTCAGGGCGTTCGAGACGGGCAATATCTCAGCAGCATTCCTCGAGATCCCTTATGCCAAAGTTTATGTCAATAGAAATTGCAGGAAATTTAGCATCATTGGAACCACATATAGATTTGGAGGATTTGGCTTT ATATTCCAAAAAGGTTGTGCATTAGCTGCTAATGTCTCGAAAGCCATTCTCCAACTCTCAGAGGACAAGACTCTTTAA